TGCCCCACGACGGCTCGTCGAGCATCAGCAGCCGCGGGCGCGCCATCAGCCCGCGGCCGATCGCGAGCATCTGCTGCTCGCCACCGCTCATCGTCCCGGCGAGCTGGTGGCGGCGCTGCTCGAGGATGGGAAACCAGGCGAAGACCTGGTCCATCGTCTGCGCGATCTCTTCCCGGTCGCGGCGGGTGTAGGCCCCGAGCTCCAGGTTGCGCTGCACCGACAGGCGCGGAAACAGCCGCCGGCCCTCCGGCACCAGCGACAGGCCGAGCCCGACGCGCTCATGCGCCGGCAGGTCCTGCACCACGGCGTCCTCGAAGCGGATCTCGCCCGCATCGGCGCGATTGAGGCCGGCGACCGCACGCAAGGTGGTCGACTTGCCGTT
The Piscinibacter sp. XHJ-5 DNA segment above includes these coding regions:
- a CDS encoding ABC transporter ATP-binding protein, yielding MLSVRGLKVSYGGVLAVSKVDLEVPPGRIVALVGGNGNGKSTTLRAVAGLNRADAGEIRFEDAVVQDLPAHERVGLGLSLVPEGRRLFPRLSVQRNLELGAYTRRDREEIAQTMDQVFAWFPILEQRRHQLAGTMSGGEQQMLAIGRGLMARPRLLMLDEPSWGIAPKFVTKVLDTLQHINAQGVAILLVEQNLHKALAIAHHGYVIQTGRIVMQGSGSELLASDDIKRAYLGL